From the Deltaproteobacteria bacterium HGW-Deltaproteobacteria-4 genome, one window contains:
- the cysW gene encoding sulfate ABC transporter permease subunit CysW, which produces MLKGASNSPVALARSEENVWIKRGMIAVTLLFLGFFLFLPLAAVFAAALEKGLGAYFASFNDPDALAAIKLTLIAAGIAVPLNLIFGLAAAWAIAKFNFAGKSLLLTLIDLPFAVSPVISGLIYVLLFGLQGWFGPWLAAHDIKIIFAVPGIVLATVFVTFPFVARELIPLMQEQGSDEEQAALVLGANGWQTFWRVTIPNVKWALLYGVTLCNARAMGEFGAVSVVSGHIRGMTNTIPLHVEILYNEYNFVAAFAVASLLAILALLTLVAKSLVEWKARQEMAAALAPIPAED; this is translated from the coding sequence ATGCTCAAAGGCGCCAGCAACAGCCCGGTAGCTCTGGCCAGATCCGAGGAGAACGTCTGGATCAAGCGGGGAATGATCGCTGTGACCTTGCTCTTCCTCGGCTTCTTCCTCTTCCTCCCCTTGGCGGCGGTCTTCGCGGCGGCGCTGGAGAAGGGTCTGGGTGCTTATTTTGCCAGCTTTAACGATCCCGACGCCCTGGCAGCGATCAAGCTCACCCTGATCGCCGCCGGTATCGCCGTCCCCCTCAACCTGATCTTCGGTCTTGCTGCTGCCTGGGCGATTGCTAAGTTTAACTTCGCCGGCAAGAGCCTGCTCCTCACCCTCATCGATCTCCCCTTTGCCGTCTCGCCGGTCATCTCTGGCCTGATCTATGTCCTCCTCTTTGGCTTGCAGGGCTGGTTCGGCCCTTGGCTGGCGGCGCACGATATCAAGATCATCTTCGCGGTGCCGGGGATCGTCCTCGCCACGGTCTTTGTCACCTTCCCTTTTGTCGCCCGCGAGCTGATCCCCCTCATGCAGGAGCAGGGGAGCGATGAAGAGCAGGCGGCCCTTGTCCTCGGTGCCAACGGCTGGCAGACCTTCTGGCGGGTGACCATTCCCAACGTCAAGTGGGCGCTCCTCTACGGCGTCACCCTCTGTAACGCCCGGGCGATGGGGGAGTTTGGTGCGGTCTCGGTCGTCTCCGGCCATATTCGCGGCATGACCAACACCATTCCTCTCCATGTCGAGATCCTTTACAACGAATACAACTTTGTCGCCGCCTTTGCCGTCGCCTCCCTCCTCGCCATCCTCGCGCTTCTGACCCTGGTCGCCAAGAGTCTGGTTGAGTGGAAGGCGCGGCAGGAGATGGCTGCGGCCCTTGCGCCGATCCCGGCAGAGGATTAA
- a CDS encoding sulfate ABC transporter ATP-binding protein — protein MSIEIRNINKTFGTFAALKDINLIVPSGELVALLGPSGCGKTTLLRIISGLEQPDPGSGAILFHDEDVASQSVADRKIGFVFQHYALFRHMSVFDNVAFGLTVKPRKERPSKAEIREQVIELLRLVQLESQANRFPSQLSGGQRQRVALARALAVKPKVLLLDEPFGALDAKVRQELRRWLRRLHDELHVTSVFVTHDQEEALEVSDQVVVMNHGQIEQVGPPAEVYDRPANPFVYQFLGNVNLFQGRIDAGQARIDTVDRSQSEQEVVAYVRPHDLDVSRERTSQEAIETVVCYIHAAGGMPRLELERLDNGESIAAEVARERYRELELQVGDHLFVTPRNLRFFVEGEPLDYQI, from the coding sequence ATGAGTATCGAAATTCGCAATATTAATAAAACTTTCGGCACCTTTGCCGCTCTCAAGGATATAAATCTCATCGTCCCGAGCGGTGAACTTGTCGCTCTTCTTGGTCCCTCCGGCTGCGGCAAGACCACTCTCCTGCGTATTATCTCAGGACTGGAGCAGCCCGATCCCGGTAGCGGCGCCATCCTCTTTCACGACGAGGATGTCGCTAGCCAAAGCGTTGCCGACCGCAAGATCGGTTTCGTCTTTCAGCATTATGCCCTCTTCCGCCACATGTCGGTCTTTGACAATGTTGCTTTTGGTCTGACGGTAAAACCCCGCAAGGAGCGCCCAAGCAAGGCAGAGATCCGCGAGCAGGTCATAGAGCTACTACGCCTGGTGCAGCTGGAGAGTCAGGCGAACCGTTTCCCCTCGCAACTCTCCGGTGGGCAGCGCCAGCGTGTCGCCTTAGCCCGGGCCCTCGCGGTCAAGCCGAAAGTCCTCCTCTTGGACGAGCCCTTCGGCGCCCTCGATGCCAAGGTCCGTCAGGAGCTGCGGCGTTGGCTGCGACGCCTCCACGATGAATTGCACGTCACCAGCGTCTTTGTCACTCACGATCAGGAAGAGGCACTGGAGGTCTCGGATCAAGTGGTGGTGATGAACCACGGGCAGATTGAACAGGTCGGGCCGCCGGCCGAGGTCTACGACCGTCCCGCCAATCCTTTCGTGTATCAGTTCCTCGGCAATGTTAATCTCTTCCAGGGGCGGATCGATGCAGGGCAGGCCAGGATCGACACTGTCGATCGCAGTCAGTCGGAGCAGGAGGTTGTCGCCTATGTCCGCCCCCATGATCTCGACGTCAGCCGCGAGCGGACCAGTCAGGAAGCGATCGAGACGGTGGTCTGTTATATTCACGCAGCCGGTGGTATGCCGCGTCTGGAGCTGGAGCGGCTCGATAACGGCGAATCGATTGCCGCCGAGGTTGCGCGCGAGCGTTATCGTGAGCTGGAGCTGCAAGTCGGGGATCATCTTTTTGTCACCCCGCGCAATCTCCGCTTCTTCGTCGAAGGCGAGCCTTTGGATTATCAGATTTAA
- the glpK gene encoding glycerol kinase, whose translation MPYILALDQGTTSSRAIIFDQQLQVCALAQREFTQIFPRPGWVEHDGREIWGSQLGVAVEALAQAGLTPADLAAIGITNQRETILLWERKSGLPLHNAIVWQDRRTAPLCERLRSEGLEPLITEKTGLLLDPYFSGTKLAWLLDHIPGARQRALAGELACGTIDSWLAWNLSAGALHITDVSNASRTLLFNIHTLDWDDDLLRILDIPRALLPEVVDSSAVYGTTAGQLFAARVPIAGIAGDQQAALFGQGCFVPGMAKNTYGTGCFMLMQTGTQPVVSQNKLLTTVAWRMGGVTEYALEGSVFIAGAAVQWLRDGLGIIRTSGEVEALAASVPDNDGVVLIPAFAGLGAPHWDPYARGTIVGLSRGTTAGHIARATLESIAFQSADLLAAMEADAGMQLRELRVDGGATRNRLLMQFQADLLRVPVVRPGIMETTALGAAALAGLAVGVWPDRDTLTALWQAEETFTPAMPQDEAIRLQGRWQRALERAKNWEQP comes from the coding sequence ATGCCTTACATCCTTGCCCTTGATCAGGGAACGACCAGCTCCCGCGCCATCATCTTCGATCAGCAGCTCCAGGTTTGCGCCCTTGCACAGCGTGAATTCACCCAGATCTTTCCGCGGCCGGGATGGGTCGAACATGACGGGCGCGAGATCTGGGGGAGCCAGCTCGGCGTCGCCGTCGAAGCTCTCGCCCAGGCGGGATTGACGCCCGCCGACCTTGCCGCCATCGGTATCACCAATCAGCGCGAAACGATCCTTCTTTGGGAAAGGAAAAGCGGCCTCCCTCTGCACAATGCCATCGTCTGGCAGGACCGCCGCACCGCCCCTCTCTGCGAACGCCTGCGCAGCGAGGGCTTGGAACCGCTCATCACCGAAAAGACTGGCCTCCTCCTCGACCCCTACTTCTCCGGCACCAAGCTGGCCTGGCTCCTCGACCATATCCCCGGCGCCCGCCAGCGCGCTCTTGCCGGCGAACTCGCTTGCGGCACCATCGACAGCTGGCTGGCGTGGAACCTCTCCGCCGGTGCTCTGCACATCACTGACGTCAGCAATGCCTCACGCACCCTCCTCTTCAACATCCACACCCTCGATTGGGATGATGACCTGCTGCGCATCCTCGACATCCCCCGCGCCCTGCTGCCGGAAGTCGTCGATTCCAGCGCCGTCTACGGCACCACCGCCGGCCAGCTCTTCGCCGCCCGCGTCCCCATTGCCGGAATCGCCGGCGACCAACAGGCCGCCCTCTTCGGTCAGGGATGTTTTGTTCCGGGGATGGCGAAGAATACCTATGGTACCGGTTGCTTCATGCTTATGCAGACCGGAACACAGCCGGTGGTGTCGCAGAACAAGCTCCTCACCACCGTTGCCTGGCGGATGGGCGGCGTCACCGAATATGCTCTGGAAGGGAGCGTCTTTATTGCCGGAGCAGCAGTACAGTGGCTGCGCGACGGCCTCGGCATCATCCGCACCTCCGGCGAAGTCGAAGCCCTTGCCGCCTCCGTCCCCGATAATGACGGCGTCGTCCTTATCCCCGCCTTTGCCGGCCTCGGGGCGCCGCACTGGGATCCCTATGCCCGCGGCACCATCGTCGGCCTGAGCCGGGGAACGACCGCCGGCCACATCGCCCGCGCCACCCTGGAGAGCATCGCTTTTCAGAGCGCCGACCTCCTCGCTGCCATGGAGGCCGACGCCGGCATGCAACTGCGTGAACTGCGCGTCGACGGCGGTGCCACCCGCAACCGCCTGCTCATGCAATTTCAGGCCGACCTCCTGCGCGTGCCGGTGGTACGGCCGGGAATCATGGAGACGACCGCCCTCGGCGCCGCTGCCCTTGCCGGTCTGGCCGTCGGAGTGTGGCCGGATCGAGACACACTTACCGCCCTCTGGCAAGCGGAGGAGACGTTTACCCCGGCCATGCCGCAGGATGAGGCGATCCGTTTGCAGGGACGCTGGCAGCGCGCCTTGGAGCGGGCCAAGAACTGGGAGCAACCATGA
- a CDS encoding tRNA pseudouridine(38-40) synthase TruA: MRTIRLTIEYDGTAYVGWQRQAKGRSIQQLLEEALGQIVREKVVLHSSGRTDAGVHARAMIAHFRTESPFPLVAFREGVNRFLPDDIAVREAVEETRDFHARFSAGGKWYRYRIFTAPVRSPAFTRTAWHIRQDLDFATMAAAARFFVGRHDFAAFRTTSCDARTTIREIYSLDLQRDGEIITIDVHGSGFLRHMVRIIVGTLVEIGLHKRPAEDIPRLLAREPGLRAGVNAPPQGLCLMEVYYPEAELIQESGLL; encoded by the coding sequence ATGAGAACTATCCGCCTCACTATTGAATATGACGGTACCGCTTATGTCGGCTGGCAGCGTCAGGCCAAGGGCCGCTCCATCCAGCAACTTCTTGAAGAAGCTCTTGGCCAGATCGTCCGCGAAAAGGTCGTCCTGCACAGCTCCGGCCGCACCGATGCCGGGGTGCATGCCCGCGCCATGATCGCCCATTTTCGCACCGAAAGTCCTTTTCCTTTGGTCGCCTTTCGCGAAGGGGTCAATCGTTTTCTCCCTGACGACATCGCCGTCCGCGAGGCGGTTGAGGAAACACGCGACTTTCATGCGCGCTTTTCCGCCGGCGGCAAGTGGTACCGTTACCGGATCTTCACCGCCCCGGTCCGCTCGCCCGCCTTCACCCGCACCGCCTGGCATATCCGCCAGGATCTCGACTTCGCGACGATGGCTGCGGCCGCCCGCTTCTTTGTCGGCCGCCACGACTTTGCCGCCTTTCGCACCACCAGTTGCGACGCCCGCACCACCATACGGGAGATCTACTCTCTCGACCTGCAGCGCGACGGAGAGATTATCACCATCGATGTCCACGGCAGCGGCTTTCTCCGTCACATGGTGCGTATCATCGTCGGCACCCTGGTCGAAATCGGCCTGCATAAACGCCCGGCCGAAGACATCCCCCGCCTCCTTGCCCGCGAGCCAGGGCTGCGGGCCGGCGTCAATGCCCCGCCTCAGGGACTTTGTCTGATGGAAGTCTATTATCCGGAAGCGGAATTGATTCAAGAGAGCGGGTTGCTGTAG
- a CDS encoding sulfate ABC transporter substrate-binding protein yields the protein MERKSLVLVVLVLLLAAFHVQAAEVTLLNVSYDPTRELYSEFNAAFAKEWQKQSGDKVSFRQSHGGSGKQARGVIDGLEADVVTLALAGDIDAIAEKAKLLPVDWQQRLPYNSAPYTSAIVFLVRKGNPKGIKDWNDLVKPGVTVITPNPKTSGGARWNYLAAWGYALKQNNGDEAKARAFITALFKNVPVLDSGARGATTTFVQRGLGDVFLSWENEAFLALKEFGADKFEIVSPPLSILAEPSVALVDKVADKHGTRKVAEAYLHYLYSPQGQEIAARNFYRPRLPEVARKYEKQFPIMQLLTIDKDFGGWKQAQQKHFADGGIFDQIYQPGR from the coding sequence ATGGAGAGAAAGAGTCTGGTTTTAGTTGTTCTGGTCCTGTTGCTGGCAGCGTTCCATGTGCAGGCGGCGGAGGTCACCCTCCTCAATGTCTCCTACGATCCGACCCGTGAGCTCTACAGCGAGTTCAATGCCGCCTTTGCCAAGGAGTGGCAGAAGCAAAGTGGCGACAAGGTCAGCTTCCGGCAGTCGCACGGCGGCTCGGGGAAGCAGGCGCGTGGCGTCATTGATGGTCTCGAAGCCGATGTTGTCACCCTTGCCTTGGCCGGCGATATCGACGCCATTGCCGAGAAAGCCAAGCTCCTCCCCGTCGATTGGCAGCAGCGTCTCCCCTACAACAGCGCTCCTTACACCTCGGCCATCGTCTTTCTCGTGCGCAAAGGGAATCCCAAGGGGATAAAGGACTGGAACGACCTGGTCAAGCCCGGCGTCACGGTGATTACCCCCAACCCCAAGACCTCGGGCGGGGCGCGCTGGAACTACCTAGCTGCCTGGGGGTATGCCCTCAAGCAGAACAACGGGGATGAAGCCAAGGCCCGCGCCTTTATCACTGCCCTCTTCAAGAATGTGCCGGTCCTCGATTCCGGGGCCCGCGGCGCCACCACCACCTTTGTCCAGCGCGGTCTCGGCGATGTCTTCCTTTCTTGGGAGAACGAAGCCTTCCTCGCTCTTAAAGAGTTTGGTGCCGACAAGTTCGAGATCGTTTCTCCCCCCCTCTCCATCCTCGCCGAACCGTCGGTGGCGCTCGTCGACAAGGTTGCCGACAAGCACGGCACCCGCAAGGTCGCCGAGGCCTACTTGCATTACCTCTACTCGCCGCAGGGGCAGGAGATTGCCGCCCGCAACTTCTATCGGCCGCGCCTTCCGGAAGTGGCCAGGAAGTACGAAAAACAGTTCCCAATCATGCAGCTCCTCACTATCGACAAGGATTTCGGCGGCTGGAAGCAGGCGCAGCAGAAGCACTTTGCCGACGGCGGCATCTTCGACCAGATCTACCAGCCGGGGCGTTAA
- a CDS encoding transcriptional regulator: MISKKTKYGLQAVLALARSYGEGPVLIADLAEQERIPRKFLEAILLQLKNVGVLSSRKGKGGGYTLGKQPSEISAGQIVRILDGPLAPVECVSVTAYRPCTECRDESTCGIHLVMKDVRDAIADILDHTSLADMVKRSEEVARQQKSVVDFQI, encoded by the coding sequence ATGATATCAAAAAAGACCAAATACGGCTTGCAGGCTGTCCTCGCTCTGGCCCGTTCCTATGGAGAGGGCCCGGTTCTCATTGCCGATCTCGCCGAGCAGGAACGTATTCCCCGGAAATTTCTGGAAGCAATACTGTTGCAACTCAAGAATGTCGGGGTCCTGTCGAGCCGGAAAGGGAAGGGCGGCGGTTATACGTTAGGGAAGCAGCCAAGTGAAATCAGTGCTGGCCAGATTGTCCGCATCCTTGACGGACCGCTGGCGCCGGTCGAGTGTGTGAGCGTCACCGCTTATCGTCCCTGTACTGAATGCCGCGATGAAAGTACCTGCGGCATTCATCTTGTGATGAAGGATGTGCGCGATGCGATTGCCGATATTCTCGATCATACCTCTCTGGCAGATATGGTGAAGCGTTCCGAAGAGGTCGCGCGCCAGCAAAAGAGTGTGGTCGATTTTCAGATTTAA
- a CDS encoding DoxX family protein → MKWLGNFTEFAYALLRIMAGFMFSFHGVQKILGVLTTSQPAIGSQLWFGGIIELVGGAAIVLGIRTRLAAFLCSGMMAVAYFQFHWKFQGGAAFFPAVNQGELAALYCFVFFFIACRGGKMWSLGKD, encoded by the coding sequence ATGAAATGGCTGGGGAATTTTACCGAATTTGCCTACGCATTACTGCGGATTATGGCAGGATTCATGTTCTCGTTCCACGGCGTCCAGAAGATTTTGGGGGTGCTGACCACCTCCCAGCCGGCCATAGGTTCACAGCTCTGGTTCGGCGGAATCATTGAGTTGGTGGGAGGAGCGGCGATCGTCCTCGGGATCCGTACCCGTCTCGCGGCCTTCCTCTGTAGCGGCATGATGGCGGTGGCCTATTTCCAATTCCACTGGAAATTTCAGGGCGGCGCCGCTTTCTTTCCGGCGGTGAACCAGGGTGAGTTGGCCGCACTCTATTGCTTTGTCTTCTTTTTCATCGCCTGCCGCGGCGGGAAGATGTGGAGTTTGGGGAAGGACTAA
- a CDS encoding hemerythrin — translation MTIEWNQELATGNEEIDNQHKEMFKRFNDFQSAYSLGKAQTELQKIFTFLDDYVKFHFAMEEDLQIRHSYPGYAVHKKEHDSFIQNFKKMEKQLDSSGVTSPLVIQANMALVSWLFGHIKGTDREFAAFLSNALPMKEV, via the coding sequence ATGACCATTGAATGGAATCAAGAGTTGGCGACCGGTAATGAAGAGATTGACAATCAGCACAAGGAGATGTTCAAAAGATTCAATGACTTTCAGTCAGCGTACAGCCTCGGGAAAGCGCAAACAGAACTGCAAAAAATATTCACCTTTTTGGATGATTACGTTAAATTTCACTTTGCGATGGAAGAGGATTTGCAGATCCGGCACAGTTACCCCGGTTACGCAGTGCATAAAAAGGAACATGACAGCTTTATCCAGAATTTCAAGAAAATGGAAAAGCAGCTGGATAGCTCCGGCGTCACTTCCCCCCTGGTCATTCAGGCAAATATGGCACTGGTCAGCTGGTTGTTCGGCCACATCAAAGGGACAGACAGGGAATTCGCAGCCTTTCTCTCCAATGCCCTCCCGATGAAAGAAGTCTGA
- the cysT gene encoding sulfate ABC transporter permease subunit CysT, translated as MKWPQLKQASVIPGFGLTLGYTVFYLCLIVLLPISALFLKTATLGWGEFWAIVSNPRVVASYRLTFGASLVGALINAFFGFIVAWTLVRYSFPGKKIIDALVDLPFALPTAVSGIALTAIYSSNGWVGRYLEPLGIKAAYTPLGVTIALTFIGLPFVVRTLQPALEELDPATEEAARSLGASRTQTFLRVILPAVFPALLTGFALSFARALGEYGSVVFISGNMPMFTEITPLLIIAKLEQYDYAGATAIATVMLLASFAILLLINFLQWYSSHRYRTGA; from the coding sequence ATGAAATGGCCGCAACTCAAACAAGCGAGCGTCATCCCCGGCTTCGGCCTGACCCTCGGCTATACGGTCTTTTACCTGTGCCTGATCGTCCTCCTGCCGATCTCCGCCCTCTTTCTCAAGACCGCGACCCTCGGCTGGGGAGAGTTCTGGGCGATCGTCAGCAACCCGCGGGTGGTGGCCTCCTATCGTCTCACCTTTGGCGCGTCGCTGGTCGGCGCCCTGATCAATGCCTTCTTCGGCTTTATCGTCGCCTGGACGCTGGTGCGCTATTCCTTCCCCGGCAAGAAGATCATCGATGCCCTCGTCGATCTCCCCTTTGCCCTGCCGACCGCGGTCTCCGGCATCGCGCTGACGGCGATCTATTCCTCGAATGGCTGGGTCGGCCGCTATCTCGAACCGCTCGGCATCAAGGCCGCCTACACCCCGCTCGGCGTGACGATTGCCCTGACCTTCATCGGCCTCCCCTTTGTCGTCCGGACTTTGCAGCCGGCCCTGGAGGAGCTCGATCCGGCGACGGAAGAAGCGGCGCGTAGCCTCGGGGCGAGTCGGACTCAGACCTTCCTCCGGGTGATTCTGCCGGCGGTCTTCCCGGCGCTCCTCACCGGATTTGCCCTCTCCTTTGCCCGGGCGCTCGGCGAATACGGCTCGGTCGTTTTCATCTCCGGCAACATGCCAATGTTCACCGAGATCACCCCGCTCCTCATCATCGCCAAACTTGAACAATACGACTACGCCGGCGCCACGGCGATTGCCACGGTTATGCTCCTCGCTTCCTTTGCCATCCTCCTCCTCATCAACTTTTTGCAGTGGTATAGCAGTCACCGCTACCGGACAGGAGCCTGA
- a CDS encoding FAD-dependent oxidoreductase, producing MKRAELLQKLQQQTRWDMIIIGGGATGLGAAVEAASRGYSTLLLEGQDFASGTSGRSTKLIHGGVRYLQQGNIALVLDALHERGLLIRNAPHLVQNRSFIVPLYDWWEGPFYGVGLKLYDALAGKLGLGPSQLLSRAETLKQLPTLEEKSLHGGVIYHDGQFDDARLAIALARTAVDQGATVINHLPVTALIKQSGQVFGVIAKDVENGREYELHAKVVINATGPFCDTIRRFDDPAAAMLLAPSQGIHLVLPRAFLPGESAIMVPHTDDGRVLFAVPWHERVLLGTTDTPVDSVDFEPRPLAAEIDFLLQHAARYLREDPQREDILSIFAGLRPLVKNGDSHDTASLSRDHTLLVSHSGLVSITGGKWTTYRKMGEETINLAARIAVLPERPSRSAELPLHGADAMATGEWASYGSDAAGLEALCVTTPSLRQLLHPALPYRRVEIIWAIRHEWASSVEDLLSRRTRALILDARAAIAIAPTVAALLAVELGRDDAWQAEQIAAFTTLAQGYLP from the coding sequence ATGAAACGCGCCGAACTTTTACAAAAACTCCAACAGCAGACGCGCTGGGACATGATCATCATTGGCGGCGGCGCCACCGGTCTCGGTGCTGCAGTGGAAGCGGCAAGCCGCGGCTACAGTACCCTCCTGCTTGAAGGGCAGGACTTTGCCAGCGGCACCTCCGGCCGCAGCACCAAACTCATCCACGGCGGGGTGCGCTACCTGCAACAGGGAAATATCGCCCTGGTCCTTGATGCCCTGCACGAGCGAGGCCTCCTCATCCGCAATGCCCCGCATCTGGTGCAGAACCGCTCCTTTATCGTCCCCCTCTACGATTGGTGGGAAGGCCCCTTTTATGGCGTCGGCCTCAAACTCTATGATGCTCTTGCCGGCAAGCTCGGCCTCGGTCCCTCACAACTCCTGTCCCGCGCCGAAACCCTGAAACAGTTGCCGACGCTTGAGGAGAAGAGCTTGCACGGCGGGGTGATCTACCACGATGGCCAGTTCGACGATGCCCGTCTCGCCATCGCTCTGGCCCGCACCGCTGTCGATCAGGGCGCCACGGTGATCAACCACCTGCCGGTAACGGCATTGATCAAACAGAGCGGCCAGGTCTTCGGTGTCATCGCCAAAGATGTTGAGAACGGCCGGGAATACGAGCTGCACGCCAAAGTGGTGATCAACGCCACCGGTCCCTTCTGCGATACCATCCGCCGCTTTGACGACCCGGCTGCTGCGATGCTCCTTGCTCCGAGCCAAGGGATTCATCTCGTCCTCCCCCGCGCCTTCCTCCCCGGCGAGAGTGCGATCATGGTACCGCACACCGACGACGGCCGCGTCCTCTTTGCCGTCCCCTGGCACGAGCGGGTCCTCCTCGGTACCACCGATACGCCGGTCGACAGTGTCGACTTCGAACCGCGTCCCCTGGCAGCGGAGATCGATTTCCTTCTCCAGCACGCCGCCCGCTATCTCCGCGAGGATCCGCAACGGGAGGATATTCTCAGCATCTTTGCCGGGCTACGCCCTCTGGTCAAAAACGGCGACAGTCACGACACCGCCTCGTTGTCCCGCGACCACACCCTCCTCGTTTCGCACAGCGGACTGGTCTCCATCACCGGCGGCAAATGGACAACCTACCGCAAGATGGGGGAGGAGACCATCAACCTCGCCGCTCGCATCGCCGTCCTGCCGGAACGCCCCTCACGCAGCGCCGAACTGCCGCTGCACGGTGCCGACGCCATGGCTACTGGTGAGTGGGCTAGTTACGGCAGCGATGCCGCCGGCCTCGAAGCCCTCTGTGTCACCACGCCATCCCTGCGCCAACTCCTTCACCCCGCCCTCCCCTATCGCCGCGTCGAGATCATCTGGGCAATTCGCCACGAATGGGCATCCAGCGTTGAAGATCTTTTGTCCCGCCGCACCCGTGCCCTGATTCTCGATGCCCGCGCCGCCATCGCCATCGCCCCGACTGTCGCCGCCCTTCTCGCTGTTGAACTCGGCCGGGACGACGCCTGGCAGGCCGAGCAGATTGCCGCCTTTACCACTCTGGCGCAAGGATATCTGCCATGA
- a CDS encoding radical SAM protein, whose protein sequence is MNRPAQLALIDQNRQEYGDRYAGLSFPSASAADSARVRRSALLADLEGRATLSANASKLESLKLSPGCRACLEGNWSCLFITGNCNCRCFYCPTAQDVGGAPGTNNLDFPKTDDYVDYLARFGFTGASISGGEPLLVLEKSLQYLRAIRRRLGDGVHLWLYTNGTLLTRDIARRLRDAGLDEIRVDIGATDYALDQLKLAVGIIPHITVEIPAIPEEGDRLQEKLVEMADSGVNYLNLHQLRLTNHNYPQLAGRGYTYLHGESVTVLESELTALELLRYSLDHSLSLGVNYCSFVYKNRFQGSAGRRRAGAQIVKKYEEITAAGYLRSLSLSGPGAEVQRQVERLQRLDPAGQKWLLAPNGTELHLASSLWSGQDDSGLELKLRYAEARILPAISYRNAFIEVPLNPKRKVAVERQAVSGEWRLGGAEWRQLQEEIAGSGTFPASGSSPLQQEMRRFEQLPVGLQDYF, encoded by the coding sequence ATGAATCGTCCCGCTCAGTTGGCCCTTATTGACCAGAACCGCCAGGAATACGGCGACCGCTACGCCGGCCTCTCCTTCCCTTCGGCCAGCGCCGCCGACAGCGCCCGGGTCCGGCGCAGTGCCCTGCTCGCCGATCTGGAGGGCCGCGCCACCCTCAGCGCCAACGCCAGCAAACTGGAGAGCCTAAAGCTCTCCCCTGGCTGCCGCGCCTGCCTGGAAGGGAACTGGTCGTGCCTCTTCATCACCGGCAACTGCAACTGCCGCTGCTTCTACTGTCCCACCGCCCAGGATGTCGGCGGCGCTCCGGGGACCAACAACCTCGACTTTCCTAAAACCGACGATTACGTCGATTACCTCGCCCGCTTCGGCTTCACCGGGGCGAGCATCAGTGGCGGCGAACCGCTCCTGGTTCTGGAAAAATCGCTGCAATATCTCCGTGCCATCCGTCGTCGCCTCGGGGACGGGGTGCATCTCTGGCTCTACACCAATGGCACCCTCCTCACCCGGGACATCGCCCGGCGTCTGCGTGACGCCGGCCTCGATGAAATCCGCGTCGACATCGGCGCCACCGACTATGCCCTCGACCAGCTAAAGCTGGCGGTGGGGATTATCCCGCACATCACCGTCGAGATCCCGGCGATCCCCGAGGAGGGAGACCGGCTTCAGGAGAAGCTGGTGGAGATGGCCGACAGCGGCGTCAACTACCTCAACCTCCACCAGCTGCGCCTCACCAACCACAACTATCCCCAACTGGCAGGACGGGGCTACACCTACCTGCACGGGGAGAGCGTGACGGTTCTGGAATCAGAACTGACCGCCCTGGAGCTCCTCCGCTACAGCCTCGATCACAGCTTGTCCCTCGGGGTGAACTATTGCTCCTTTGTCTATAAAAACCGCTTCCAGGGGTCCGCCGGCCGGCGCCGGGCCGGGGCGCAGATCGTCAAGAAGTATGAGGAGATCACCGCGGCCGGCTATCTGCGCAGCCTCTCTCTGAGTGGACCCGGCGCGGAGGTACAACGGCAGGTCGAACGGCTGCAACGCCTCGATCCCGCCGGCCAAAAATGGCTCCTCGCCCCGAACGGCACGGAGCTGCATCTCGCCTCCTCCCTCTGGTCGGGACAGGACGACTCGGGGCTGGAACTGAAGTTGCGCTACGCCGAGGCCCGCATCCTGCCGGCGATCAGCTACCGCAACGCCTTTATCGAAGTCCCTCTCAACCCGAAGCGCAAAGTAGCAGTGGAGCGGCAAGCGGTCAGTGGGGAGTGGCGGCTGGGTGGGGCTGAATGGCGGCAGTTGCAAGAGGAGATCGCGGGAAGCGGGACTTTTCCGGCGAGCGGGAGCTCGCCGTTACAGCAGGAGATGCGGCGCTTCGAACAGCTACCGGTGGGCCTGCAGGACTATTTTTAG
- a CDS encoding peptide chain release factor-like protein, protein MEIKDSDIKLEFFRATGPGGQHRNTTDSAVRIRHLPTGIVAQATESRSQWENRAVAMKRLQALLERRNRKVKVRVATKVPYGAKRDRLTEKRHQAAKKSQRSGAGEED, encoded by the coding sequence ATTGAGATCAAGGATTCCGATATCAAACTCGAATTCTTCCGCGCCACCGGCCCCGGCGGCCAGCACCGTAACACCACCGACTCGGCGGTGCGCATCCGCCACCTGCCGACCGGTATCGTCGCCCAGGCAACCGAGAGCCGTTCACAGTGGGAGAACCGCGCCGTCGCCATGAAGCGGTTACAGGCGCTGTTAGAGCGGCGCAACCGCAAGGTCAAGGTACGGGTGGCCACCAAAGTGCCGTACGGCGCGAAGCGGGATCGGTTGACGGAGAAGAGACATCAGGCGGCCAAGAAGAGCCAGCGCTCCGGAGCGGGGGAGGAGGATTAA